The sequence below is a genomic window from Parafrankia discariae.
CGGATCTCGTCGCCGCTCGGCGTCATCGCCCTCGCTCCGTCCTTCAGCCGGTGGCGGCGCCGGGTTCGGCCCCGAGGCGAGGACGGCGCCCACGCCACGGCGGAGCCGCACGGCCTGACCGCCGTCGCCTGACCGCTGTCGCCCGAGCGCCGTCGCCCGACCCTCGGACGGGCCCGCCACCGCACATGCTCCCAGAACGGGCCCGCCCACCCACCGCCTCGCCCCTCGGTCAGGGCAGCAACGCCTCGGCGAATCGGCGCAGCCACCGCTCGAAGTACTCGGCCTCGCCGCTGAGCCGCAGGACGACCTGGTCGGCGCCGGCGGTGTGGTACTCACCGATGCGGGTGACGATCGTGTCGAGATCCCCCCAGGCGGTCACCGCGTCGACGAATCTGGTGTCGAGGTCGGCGATCTCGGAGTCGGTGAAGCCCATCCGGAGGAAGTTGCGGTGGTAGCCGGGCACCGTGCGCAGGAAGCTCAGCCCCGCGGTGGCCGCGGCGCGGGCGGTGGCCGGGTCGGTCTCGGGCACGACCGTCAGCAGCACAGCCAACGCCGCGCCCGGGCCGAGCGTCGCCCGCGCCTGTTCGACGTATTCCGGGGTCACCAGGTACGGGTAGGCGCCGGCGGCGCGATCACGGGCGAGCGCGAGGACCGCCGGGCCCAGCGCGGCGAGCACGCGGGACGTCGCGGGCACCACCGGTGCGCCGGCGTCGCCGTGGCCGTCGCCGGCGGGGCTGTCGGGGCCGTCGAGGTCGTCCAGGTAGGAGTTGAGCGTTCGCAGCGGTCTGGGGCCGTGCGCGCCGCCGAGGCCGACGACGAACCTGCCGGGCGCCGCCTTCTCGAGGTCCGCGTACGCTCGCGCCACCTCGCGGGCCGGCACGACGTCCACCGAGAGGATGCCGCTGGCCACCTGGATGCGCTCCGTCGCACGCACGACCCGGTCGATGACCGGCAGGTTGTTGCCCTGGCCGCCAGCCAGCCACACGGTCGAGTAGCCCGCGGCCTCCGCCTTCCGCGCGAGATCGATCTCGGCGTCGGGATGGTCCGCCGCGAGCCCGGAAGCCGCGATTCCGATCGGTCCAAGAGTCACCATGACTGGCACAATGTCACGGTGGGCATCAGGTGTTCCGGCAGGCTTTTCCGGCCGGCTTGAAGTGTCGTGGTAGGCCTGATCACCGCCGGGGTTGCCCGGACACACCGGATCTGACGGGGGCCCGTTCCCGACGCCGCTCCCAGAACAACGGCCAGATCAGGGGGAACGCCGCGCCGACACACCCCACACCGGCCGCCGTGGACCACCAGCCCGCGGCCGTCACCAGGATCATGGTCAGAATCACGAAGAACGGGGCGGTCAACGCGAGCAGCGCCCCGCTGGCGACACCGTCCCGGTTGACACAGGCCGCCGCCGCTACAGCGCACAGCACCGCCGGACCGACGAGAACCAGCAACATCCCGGCGAGCACGGAGAACGGGAGCGCCAACAGTGTCACCGGCAGTGCGAGGGACACGATGGTCCGGGTTGCCGCACCCGCTGGCCGCGCCGGCCCTGAGCCACCGAAATCATAGGTCCGAGCCATGAGCCTCATCTCCCATCGTTCGTCCACCCGGCTTCAATCCACCGCTCGGCACCGTTCAGCCGTCGAGTAGCAGCCGGCCGCCGAGGATCAGGCAGTAAAAGTCGACAGCGTAGAAGACCGCTATCCACACCGCCGCCGGCAGATGCGTCAACCTGCCCAACACGTCGGCGTCCGAGGATCGGGAGAACCGCCGGGCCCGCCGAAGAACACCCAACGACCGGATCGCCGCTAACAGCAGAAACCAGCTCACCGTGCAGGCCGCGAACAGCTGCACTCCCGGGGAGCCCTCGGTCGCCACCAGGATGAGAAACGCCAGCATGACGCCTACGACCAGCACGCCGAAGGCGTTCTCCACCACCAGCAGCAGACTGACGGTCGCCAGACCGCCAAGGATCAGCGTAGCCGTGACATTACCGCTCGACAACAGTGCGGCGCCGGCGAGGCCGAACAGCGAGGGTGCCGTATAACCGGCCGCCGCGACAGCCAGCCAACCGAGGCCGCGCGACCGGCCGTAGGAGAAGGTCACCCCGCTCTGGTCACGCTCGAGCCGAACGGCCACGAACAGCCGACTGACCAGGAAAGCCACCAGGGCGTGACCGCCCTCGTGAACCGCTGTGTCGAGGTGCCCCATACGCTTCCAGAACGGCCGCGCGCCGACCAGCAGAAGCGCGCAGAGACAGGAGGCGAATCCGGTGGACCGGGACGGCGCCAGGTCCACCGCCGCCGCCAACAGGCGTGCATGATCGACGTCCACCGAGACCCCCGTCCCTCGTGACCATGGTCGCGCATCAGACCCGCGGCCGGGTATTTCCCGGGGATTTCGGGGCAGGCCGACAAGGACCGCGGCCCGGTGCGTGGCGCACAGCGCACAGCGCACGGCGCGACGGACGAGATGAACGGACGAGACGAGAGGAGGCGCCGTGACCACACCGGACCGGGTGCGCGTGGGCCGGGGCAGCTGGCCGAAGGACGGTTACGGGGGCACGGTCGACGCCGCCGGAACCGGCTTCGGTCCCTACTACGGGGTCGGTGCCGGCGAGAAAGCTCCCGAGGGCGGCAGCCAGGACGACATCGCCGCCGTGCGTGCCGCCGTGAAGGCGATCCAGCGGGCGCTGAACTGGCACAACGGGCCGGGCACCCCGATCCCGACGGACGGCCGGTTCGCCGAGCGGACGAGGGCCGCGGTGCTCGCCTTCCAACAGGGCAGACAGCAGGTCATCAACCAGGACATGTACTTCGTCGCCACCGAGCGCAACCCGCCGGGCCTGGTGCACAAGGAGACCTCGTACGCGCTGTTCATGCCGATCGCCGACCGGTACGCGACCAAGTACACCGTTCCGCGTGGACTGCTGCGGGGCGTGACGGCGCTGGAGAGCAACTGGGACCCCGGGGCCGTCGGCTACTGGACCAACTCCGATTTCGGGCTCTGCCAGTGGAACACCACGCTGCCGGACGTCACGAAGGACCGGGCGCTCGATCCGTACTGGGCGCTTGATTCGACCGCCAGGGCGATGCGTGAGCGGTACGACTCCGACCGGTGGGGCCACAACTGGACGTACGTGATCGTCGCCCACAACGTGCCCACGTGGGCCGCCGAATGGGCGCAGGGCAAGCTCTCGGCGACCAACCCCGACGACCGGCCGAAGCTCGACCGCATGACCGGCTACCTGACCAACGTGCTCGCCCGGACCTGGTGACGGGAACGACCGAGCCGTCGGCGGGTCGGCCGCGCAGGGCGGCGGCGGTCGCGGCGACAACCGCGGCGCGATGCCGTCGATCACGAGCGGCGCCGGGTTGCGCGTGATGTGGGGAGAGAGTTCGGCCCCGCGAGCAGCGGACGGGCGGTCGG
It includes:
- a CDS encoding M50 family metallopeptidase, which translates into the protein MDVDHARLLAAAVDLAPSRSTGFASCLCALLLVGARPFWKRMGHLDTAVHEGGHALVAFLVSRLFVAVRLERDQSGVTFSYGRSRGLGWLAVAAAGYTAPSLFGLAGAALLSSGNVTATLILGGLATVSLLLVVENAFGVLVVGVMLAFLILVATEGSPGVQLFAACTVSWFLLLAAIRSLGVLRRARRFSRSSDADVLGRLTHLPAAVWIAVFYAVDFYCLILGGRLLLDG
- a CDS encoding peptidoglycan-binding protein, with amino-acid sequence MTTPDRVRVGRGSWPKDGYGGTVDAAGTGFGPYYGVGAGEKAPEGGSQDDIAAVRAAVKAIQRALNWHNGPGTPIPTDGRFAERTRAAVLAFQQGRQQVINQDMYFVATERNPPGLVHKETSYALFMPIADRYATKYTVPRGLLRGVTALESNWDPGAVGYWTNSDFGLCQWNTTLPDVTKDRALDPYWALDSTARAMRERYDSDRWGHNWTYVIVAHNVPTWAAEWAQGKLSATNPDDRPKLDRMTGYLTNVLARTW
- a CDS encoding TIGR03620 family F420-dependent LLM class oxidoreductase, which gives rise to MVTLGPIGIAASGLAADHPDAEIDLARKAEAAGYSTVWLAGGQGNNLPVIDRVVRATERIQVASGILSVDVVPAREVARAYADLEKAAPGRFVVGLGGAHGPRPLRTLNSYLDDLDGPDSPAGDGHGDAGAPVVPATSRVLAALGPAVLALARDRAAGAYPYLVTPEYVEQARATLGPGAALAVLLTVVPETDPATARAAATAGLSFLRTVPGYHRNFLRMGFTDSEIADLDTRFVDAVTAWGDLDTIVTRIGEYHTAGADQVVLRLSGEAEYFERWLRRFAEALLP